A window of Paenibacillus sp. 19GGS1-52 contains these coding sequences:
- a CDS encoding extracellular solute-binding protein: protein MRKRFTKQACVALAIGVTMLSAIGCSTKTDPEQNAQGEKGNAAQKEVTISLGRVVGSDNKFKNGETIENNVHTKWAKEKFGINFKVDWTVGTGDAYTTKLRLLLNSNEKLPDVFTLSDPTLENQVVDSGKVMDISEAFDKYASPRLKELYAKYPEIWNTVTYDGKHYGLPTFNANSSFSVMWIRQDWLDKLGLQVPKTLDEMETVMDAFVNRDPDGNGVKDTIGLSLSLKKGVTAVKDTFMASSDFLFGQTAIPTYWTEGADGKLQYGSVQPTVKEGLTKLSEWMEKGYLDKDTGIMDEAKAAESFVQGKSGMVFGPTWMASYPFNQDMKFDYKPVPIPAGIDGKMGFGSEPQSSVRFYFNNDFKNMEAFFNYLDAIMGPGFYDPSSELANGWAEGYDYVMVDGKPVYDQDKIPGGWIDVKKYTIYGNDIQTPKKELEVMAKLGQGKTPETPYEMYFSARPKKWAEAAAVLQTYIDDASVFDLYTGPPTATMAQKGELLRKMENEAFLKIIYGQESPDSFDSFVAKWKSSGGDDITKEVNEWYQSFKK, encoded by the coding sequence ATGAGGAAGAGGTTCACGAAGCAAGCGTGTGTAGCGCTTGCGATCGGAGTAACAATGTTGTCTGCTATCGGCTGTAGTACGAAAACCGATCCAGAACAAAATGCCCAAGGGGAAAAAGGAAATGCAGCTCAAAAAGAGGTTACTATTTCATTAGGGAGGGTTGTGGGGTCTGATAACAAATTCAAGAATGGCGAAACCATTGAAAATAATGTTCATACCAAGTGGGCCAAGGAGAAGTTTGGCATTAACTTTAAGGTAGATTGGACAGTAGGAACAGGCGATGCCTACACAACGAAGCTCCGTCTTCTGTTGAATTCAAACGAAAAACTGCCGGATGTCTTCACTTTAAGCGATCCGACGCTTGAGAACCAGGTTGTTGATTCCGGCAAAGTCATGGATATTTCTGAGGCATTCGATAAGTACGCTTCGCCGCGGCTTAAAGAACTGTACGCAAAATATCCTGAAATTTGGAATACGGTTACTTACGATGGCAAGCATTACGGCCTTCCTACCTTCAATGCCAATAGTTCCTTTAGTGTGATGTGGATACGTCAGGATTGGCTTGATAAATTAGGGCTGCAGGTGCCGAAGACCCTCGATGAAATGGAAACTGTCATGGATGCATTCGTCAATCGTGATCCAGACGGGAATGGAGTAAAGGATACCATCGGATTGTCACTTTCTCTTAAAAAAGGTGTTACAGCCGTAAAGGATACTTTCATGGCATCAAGCGATTTCTTGTTCGGACAAACAGCCATACCAACTTACTGGACAGAGGGGGCAGATGGAAAGCTTCAGTACGGATCTGTTCAGCCTACCGTCAAGGAGGGGCTAACCAAACTTAGCGAATGGATGGAAAAAGGTTATCTAGATAAAGACACAGGGATTATGGATGAAGCCAAAGCAGCAGAAAGCTTTGTTCAGGGCAAATCCGGCATGGTCTTCGGACCGACTTGGATGGCTTCTTATCCGTTCAACCAAGATATGAAGTTTGATTATAAACCAGTACCAATACCTGCAGGAATTGACGGAAAGATGGGATTCGGCAGTGAACCGCAATCTTCAGTCCGTTTTTATTTCAATAATGATTTCAAAAATATGGAAGCCTTCTTCAACTATTTGGACGCTATTATGGGACCTGGCTTCTACGATCCATCTTCCGAACTCGCCAACGGATGGGCAGAAGGATACGATTATGTAATGGTTGATGGTAAGCCCGTTTACGATCAGGATAAAATTCCAGGCGGATGGATTGACGTGAAGAAATACACGATTTACGGAAATGATATTCAAACGCCAAAAAAAGAGCTTGAGGTCATGGCCAAGCTAGGCCAGGGAAAAACCCCTGAAACCCCTTACGAAATGTATTTCTCTGCAAGACCGAAGAAATGGGCGGAAGCTGCTGCAGTACTTCAAACGTATATCGACGACGCATCGGTCTTCGATTTGTATACGGGTCCTCCAACAGCAACCATGGCTCAAAAAGGCGAATTGCTTCGCAAAATGGAAAACGAAGCCTTTCTGAAAATTATTTATGGGCAGGAGTCTCCGGATTCTTTCGATAGCTTTGTGGCAAAATGGAAGTCGTCCGGTGGCGACGATATAACTAAAGAAGTAAACGAATGGTATCAATCGTTCAAAAAATAG
- a CDS encoding ABC transporter permease subunit, with amino-acid sequence MMEWKKSKTRFFRQLPLHLLIMPSVICLLVFNYAPMTGLLMAFQDFKPRLGFLHSPWVGFEHFKYMFTYPDSRQVIFNTLLIASLKIIANIIVPITFALLLNEIRAILFKRFVQTLVYLPHFLSWVILGGILTDILGNKGIFNHLLTLFGANTIFFLGDGTWFRITVVISDVWKEFGFSAIIYLAAMSGINMSLYEAAEIDGASRLKQTFHITLPSLVPVILVVGTLALGNILNAGFDQIFNLYNPLVYREGDIIDTFVYRVGLMDGSFSFATAVGLFKSVISFILIVTAYRLAHRFGNYRIF; translated from the coding sequence ATGATGGAATGGAAGAAGAGCAAGACGAGGTTTTTTCGTCAACTACCTCTACATTTGCTCATAATGCCATCTGTAATCTGTTTGCTCGTATTTAATTATGCACCAATGACAGGACTACTAATGGCTTTTCAGGATTTCAAGCCTCGTCTAGGCTTTCTACATTCGCCATGGGTTGGCTTTGAACATTTTAAATATATGTTTACCTATCCCGACAGCAGACAAGTAATTTTCAACACTTTACTTATCGCTTCACTTAAAATCATAGCCAATATCATAGTCCCAATCACTTTCGCCTTACTTCTTAATGAAATTCGCGCAATTCTATTCAAAAGATTTGTGCAGACGTTAGTTTATCTTCCGCATTTTTTGTCTTGGGTTATTCTAGGTGGTATTCTAACTGACATATTAGGGAATAAAGGGATTTTTAATCATTTATTGACTTTATTCGGAGCCAATACAATCTTTTTTCTCGGAGACGGCACCTGGTTTCGGATAACAGTCGTGATCAGTGATGTGTGGAAAGAATTCGGGTTTTCCGCGATTATCTATCTCGCAGCAATGAGTGGTATTAACATGTCGTTGTACGAAGCAGCCGAAATTGACGGTGCAAGCCGCCTTAAGCAAACCTTCCATATCACCTTGCCGTCGCTAGTACCTGTTATTCTGGTTGTTGGAACGTTGGCGCTTGGCAACATCCTTAACGCCGGCTTTGACCAGATATTCAATCTATACAATCCGCTCGTTTACCGTGAAGGAGATATAATCGATACCTTTGTTTACAGGGTGGGTCTCATGGACGGTTCATTCAGTTTCGCAACAGCAGTCGGTTTATTCAAATCAGTAATTAGTTTCATCCTGATTGTTACGGCATATCGACTTGCTCACCGGTTTGGAAATTATCGCATTTTCTAA
- a CDS encoding carbohydrate ABC transporter permease — MYHKTSGYRWFTVTNTLLLTVISILCILPLVHVAAVSFSSSSAATANQVFFWPVGFTAEAYSRTLTNPLFLRSLVLSMERTLSGTLLSMALTVTAAYTLSRSFYGRGFYSWFFVFTMLFNGGLIPTYLLVTQLHLTNTLWVLILPSAVNVFNTILMMQFFRAIPKELEEAASIDGAGYLRSLITIYLPLSLPSLATLSLFSMVWHWNSWFDGLIYMTDYRKYPLATFLQTIIQGGDMRNTNIDPGQLQILSERTVRSAQILIGALPILLVYPFLQRFFVQGLTMGAVKE; from the coding sequence ATGTATCACAAGACAAGCGGTTATCGATGGTTTACAGTAACCAATACATTACTTCTAACAGTAATATCCATTTTGTGCATTCTTCCGCTTGTTCACGTTGCTGCCGTATCTTTCAGTTCGAGTTCGGCTGCTACGGCCAATCAAGTTTTTTTCTGGCCGGTTGGATTTACGGCTGAGGCTTACTCAAGAACGCTTACGAATCCTTTATTTCTGCGTTCGCTGGTCTTATCCATGGAAAGAACACTCTCCGGAACCTTGCTGTCTATGGCATTGACAGTTACAGCCGCGTATACTCTATCACGTTCGTTTTACGGAAGAGGATTTTATTCTTGGTTTTTTGTATTTACAATGCTGTTTAACGGTGGCCTGATTCCTACTTATTTGCTGGTAACGCAGCTTCATTTAACCAATACGCTATGGGTACTTATACTTCCTTCTGCCGTTAACGTGTTTAACACGATCCTCATGATGCAATTTTTTCGCGCAATTCCGAAAGAACTTGAAGAAGCGGCCAGTATTGATGGAGCAGGTTATCTGAGATCATTGATCACAATCTATCTTCCTTTATCTCTTCCTTCCTTAGCCACATTATCCTTGTTTTCAATGGTGTGGCACTGGAATTCATGGTTTGACGGATTGATTTATATGACGGATTATCGGAAATATCCTCTTGCGACGTTTCTACAGACGATCATTCAAGGCGGCGACATGAGGAATACGAACATTGATCCCGGACAATTGCAGATTCTGTCGGAAAGAACAGTTCGCTCTGCCCAAATATTGATAGGAGCGCTTCCGATCCTGTTGGTTTATCCGTTCCTGCAAAGGTTCTTCGTGCAAGGGTTGACGATGGGAGCAGTTAAAGAATAA
- a CDS encoding histidine kinase: protein MNVNGISYLLSYSDVQVLDGYVVNIVPLSEILTPLRVTNRFAYLVLGLLLIVGIVVSWLLYRNVQVPLRALVKGVQQIKMGQYKTRIPLQVKNEFRLIISRFNEMSDQIQQLIENVLEQQLLTHEAELKQLQSQINPHFLYNSLSYVISMTKLNRKDAVLQMAYHLSDYYRYTTRVEKQLVKLADELKNAADYLSIHQMRMKRISYGIDVGSDMMDIEVPRLILQPIVENALIHGVENLEDVGIVTITGKCIGNEYSLIVDDNGGSMTFERLHDLQKQLVSRTGERSEACGLLNVHRRLQLRYGANSGVELSINAVSGLRVELHWTEKAVDDEAVNRG, encoded by the coding sequence TTGAATGTAAACGGAATTTCATATCTTCTTTCGTATTCCGATGTACAGGTACTGGATGGGTATGTGGTCAACATTGTGCCTTTATCTGAGATTCTAACTCCTTTACGAGTGACCAATCGGTTCGCCTATCTTGTCCTTGGACTGTTACTCATCGTAGGCATTGTAGTATCCTGGTTATTGTACCGCAATGTTCAGGTGCCCTTGCGCGCTCTTGTGAAAGGAGTGCAGCAAATCAAGATGGGACAATACAAAACAAGAATTCCACTTCAGGTGAAAAACGAATTCCGGCTCATTATATCCAGATTCAATGAAATGTCCGATCAAATCCAGCAACTCATCGAGAATGTGTTGGAGCAGCAGCTTCTTACGCACGAAGCCGAGCTCAAGCAGCTGCAATCACAAATCAATCCGCATTTTTTGTATAACAGTCTGTCCTATGTGATCAGCATGACCAAGTTGAACAGGAAAGACGCAGTTCTTCAAATGGCTTACCACCTGTCCGATTATTATCGCTATACGACCCGGGTTGAGAAACAATTGGTTAAGCTGGCGGATGAGTTAAAGAACGCTGCCGATTATCTGAGTATTCATCAGATGCGGATGAAACGCATTAGCTACGGGATCGATGTGGGGAGCGACATGATGGACATCGAGGTGCCCCGATTAATTCTGCAACCCATAGTCGAGAATGCATTGATCCATGGAGTTGAGAATTTGGAGGATGTTGGGATTGTAACGATTACTGGCAAATGTATAGGCAATGAATATTCACTGATTGTAGACGACAATGGCGGTTCCATGACATTCGAACGGCTTCATGACCTTCAGAAACAATTGGTAAGCCGGACTGGTGAAAGGTCGGAAGCCTGCGGTCTTCTAAATGTGCACCGTCGCCTCCAGCTCCGTTATGGAGCGAATTCCGGTGTAGAACTTTCGATAAATGCGGTTTCGGGACTGCGAGTAGAGTTGCATTGGACAGAGAAGGCGGTGGATGATGAAGCTGTTAATCGTGGATGA